In Persephonella sp., the following proteins share a genomic window:
- the rlmB gene encoding 23S rRNA (guanosine(2251)-2'-O)-methyltransferase RlmB, with translation MEEKSFVIWGRNPIIEALRSGKSLEKILVAHDSHPPKELVKLAEKNKVKIQKVPRKKVEDIAGTKKTQGVAALVSPVEYLEENSLIDKITETGGVILVMDHITDPQNVGNMIRTAEVLGVDGIVIPRERSSPINETVIKASTGAVFYLPISKVGSLRQFLNKFKKKGGWVVSVEKGGKPIQKISFPFPLAVVLGSEGKGVSKSVLETSDLIATIPMKGKVTSLNVSSATAIALWEVAKQRWIEN, from the coding sequence ATGGAAGAAAAAAGTTTTGTTATTTGGGGCAGAAATCCCATTATAGAAGCTTTAAGATCAGGCAAAAGCCTTGAGAAAATATTGGTTGCCCATGACTCCCATCCGCCAAAAGAGTTAGTAAAACTTGCCGAGAAAAATAAGGTTAAGATACAGAAAGTTCCCAGAAAGAAGGTTGAAGATATTGCCGGAACAAAAAAGACGCAGGGTGTCGCTGCACTTGTAAGTCCGGTTGAGTATCTTGAAGAAAACAGTTTAATAGATAAAATAACAGAAACTGGAGGGGTAATTCTTGTAATGGATCACATAACAGACCCACAGAATGTGGGGAATATGATAAGAACAGCCGAGGTGCTCGGTGTTGACGGTATTGTAATTCCAAGAGAAAGAAGTTCTCCAATAAACGAAACAGTCATAAAAGCATCAACAGGAGCTGTATTTTATCTTCCTATATCTAAAGTTGGAAGCCTCCGACAATTTCTTAATAAATTTAAGAAAAAGGGGGGATGGGTAGTTTCTGTAGAGAAGGGAGGAAAACCTATACAAAAGATAAGTTTTCCTTTTCCCCTTGCTGTTGTATTAGGCTCCGAAGGAAAAGGTGTTTCAAAATCTGTTCTTGAGACTTCAGATCTTATAGCTACCATACCTATGAAAGGAAAAGTAACCTCCTTAAATGTTTCTTCAGCAACAGCCATAGCCTTGTGGGAGGTGGCAAAACAAAGGTGGATAGAAAATTAA
- the fmt gene encoding methionyl-tRNA formyltransferase: protein MRVVFWGTPEFAVESLKALLNSKHQVVAVITQPDKPKGRGKKLTPPPVKVVAQEHGIPVLQPEKVKSNKELYEELKRLEPDIFVVVAYGKILPKEIIELPKYKTVNVHASLLPEYRGAAPIHRAIMDGKKKTGVCIMEITEQLDAGDIYSCVEIPILEEDDITTVHNKLAKAGADLLIDVLNKIEKGEITKAPQEDSKATYAKPIKKEEGRIDWNRSAREIFNQIRALKVWPKAFTNFRDKQIKILEAEVLDENATGNPGEVVQIIKGKGFVVQTGKGKILIKKLQFPNSKPISGDDAVRGYHIKTGEKLY, encoded by the coding sequence TTGAGAGTAGTTTTTTGGGGCACACCGGAATTTGCTGTAGAAAGTTTGAAGGCATTGCTGAACTCAAAACATCAAGTAGTGGCTGTTATTACCCAGCCGGATAAACCTAAAGGCAGAGGAAAGAAGTTAACCCCTCCACCTGTAAAAGTTGTTGCCCAAGAACACGGTATTCCAGTGTTACAGCCTGAAAAGGTTAAAAGTAATAAAGAGCTTTATGAAGAGTTAAAAAGACTTGAGCCTGATATATTTGTTGTCGTAGCTTATGGGAAGATACTGCCAAAAGAGATTATTGAACTTCCAAAATATAAAACAGTAAATGTCCATGCCTCACTCCTGCCTGAATACAGAGGAGCAGCCCCTATACACAGGGCAATAATGGACGGAAAGAAAAAAACAGGTGTATGCATAATGGAGATAACAGAGCAGTTGGATGCAGGCGACATATACAGCTGTGTTGAGATACCCATCTTAGAAGAAGATGACATAACAACTGTCCACAATAAACTTGCAAAAGCCGGAGCAGACCTTTTGATAGATGTTCTCAATAAGATAGAAAAAGGAGAAATAACAAAAGCACCTCAGGAGGACTCAAAAGCAACCTATGCCAAGCCTATAAAAAAAGAAGAAGGCAGGATAGACTGGAACAGATCAGCAAGGGAGATATTTAACCAGATAAGAGCTCTAAAGGTGTGGCCGAAAGCCTTCACGAATTTCAGGGATAAACAGATCAAAATACTTGAAGCTGAAGTTTTAGATGAAAATGCCACAGGAAACCCCGGGGAGGTTGTGCAGATAATAAAAGGGAAGGGATTTGTAGTTCAGACAGGAAAGGGAAAAATTCTGATAAAGAAACTCCAGTTTCCCAATTCAAAACCTATATCTGGAGATGATGCAGTAAGGGGATATCACATAAAAACTGGAGAAAAGCTATACTGA
- a CDS encoding sulfite exporter TauE/SafE family protein produces MLKYLMISLAGFLGSYHCVGMCGFIPPLIQHRSWLLGNILYSSGRIFTYSFLGFIAGYAGMVFHNIQFQMFQKFLSVFLGIAMIIFGLQITGRIKEQGVPGLDLIFTTIAEILSKFRRNPFFLGMFNGFLPCPLVYAFLMQSMFEGSPLKGMLVMFAFGVGTVPAMLFASKIFHIFSPKLRKRLASFSGIIVVLFGIWAILRAFGIGHHH; encoded by the coding sequence TTGCTTAAATATCTGATGATATCCCTCGCCGGTTTTTTAGGTTCGTACCACTGTGTTGGTATGTGCGGTTTTATTCCTCCTTTGATCCAACATAGAAGCTGGCTTTTGGGAAATATACTTTACTCTTCAGGCAGAATATTTACCTACTCTTTTTTAGGTTTTATAGCAGGTTATGCAGGAATGGTTTTTCACAATATTCAGTTTCAGATGTTCCAAAAGTTTCTTTCTGTATTTCTTGGGATAGCAATGATAATTTTTGGTCTTCAGATTACAGGAAGAATTAAAGAGCAGGGTGTTCCGGGACTTGATCTGATCTTTACTACTATTGCTGAGATTTTATCTAAGTTCAGAAGAAATCCATTTTTCCTGGGAATGTTTAACGGATTTCTGCCCTGTCCCCTCGTTTATGCATTTTTGATGCAGTCAATGTTTGAAGGGTCTCCTCTAAAAGGTATGCTTGTGATGTTTGCCTTTGGTGTGGGGACAGTGCCTGCAATGCTTTTTGCAAGTAAGATATTCCATATCTTTTCTCCTAAATTGAGAAAAAGGCTGGCATCATTTTCAGGAATTATTGTTGTTCTTTTTGGTATCTGGGCAATTTTGAGGGCTTTTGGTATAGGACACCACCATTAG
- a CDS encoding MBL fold metallo-hydrolase, which translates to MIQKAVVRSFGAAKTVTGSCHLLEVGNLKILVDCGMFQGHDENKNYEDFGFNPADIDYLIVTHAHIDHIGRIPLLVKRGFRGKIISTDPTRHIARIMLLDAAKVMEEEYKVLYRKALRRGHPEEVRPPLYDEDDVYDAMEHFRITLDYHQPFEITDYLTVTFKNAGHILGSAYLEIKLKINGRWKKIIFSGDLGMKERLIIKPLEFSNDGQIIFTESTYGNRKHKSLKETITEFKQAIEESFKNGGNIIIPTFALERAQEILYVLRHMYDRGELPKCKVFLDSPLAISATKIFLQFPEYFNEATRKMVKEGKNPFIFPYVHFTTTVEESKMINSIDSGAIILAGSGMCTGGRIKHHLKHNLWRPESSVIFVGYQARGTLGRLIVDGAKTVKIYGEEIAVKSKIYTINGFSSHADQSVLMEWIDNFENREIVYIVHGEPKVMEVFKEKIKSKLSVKTHIVEKWESIFIT; encoded by the coding sequence ATGATACAGAAAGCTGTTGTAAGGTCTTTTGGGGCTGCAAAAACTGTTACAGGATCATGCCATCTTCTTGAGGTGGGAAATCTGAAAATACTTGTAGATTGCGGTATGTTTCAGGGTCATGATGAGAATAAAAATTATGAGGATTTTGGATTTAATCCTGCAGATATTGATTACCTTATCGTAACCCACGCCCATATAGATCATATAGGAAGAATTCCCCTTCTTGTGAAAAGAGGTTTTCGTGGGAAAATAATATCAACAGATCCCACAAGACATATAGCAAGGATAATGCTTCTTGATGCTGCTAAAGTTATGGAGGAGGAGTACAAAGTATTATACAGAAAAGCCCTGAGAAGGGGACACCCTGAGGAGGTCAGACCTCCTCTTTATGATGAAGATGATGTTTATGATGCTATGGAACATTTTAGGATTACACTTGATTACCACCAGCCTTTTGAAATAACAGATTATCTGACTGTGACTTTCAAAAATGCAGGACACATATTAGGATCAGCCTACCTTGAGATAAAACTAAAAATAAACGGCAGGTGGAAAAAGATTATATTTTCCGGAGACCTTGGTATGAAAGAGAGGCTTATAATAAAGCCTCTTGAATTTTCAAACGACGGTCAGATTATCTTCACCGAATCAACATACGGAAATAGAAAACACAAATCCCTCAAAGAAACCATCACCGAATTCAAACAAGCGATAGAAGAAAGTTTTAAAAATGGGGGAAACATAATTATCCCAACATTTGCTCTGGAAAGGGCACAGGAGATACTTTATGTGCTCAGGCATATGTATGACAGGGGAGAACTTCCAAAGTGTAAGGTTTTCCTTGACAGTCCACTTGCGATCTCTGCTACAAAAATATTTCTCCAGTTTCCTGAATATTTTAATGAAGCAACCAGAAAAATGGTTAAGGAAGGCAAAAATCCTTTTATATTCCCGTATGTCCATTTCACCACCACTGTTGAGGAATCAAAAATGATTAACTCTATAGACTCAGGGGCAATCATACTGGCAGGAAGCGGTATGTGCACAGGTGGAAGGATAAAACACCACCTTAAACATAATCTGTGGAGACCTGAATCTTCTGTTATATTTGTAGGATATCAGGCAAGGGGGACACTCGGAAGATTAATTGTTGACGGGGCAAAGACAGTGAAGATATACGGTGAAGAGATAGCAGTAAAATCTAAAATATATACTATAAACGGTTTCTCTTCACATGCAGACCAGTCTGTCTTAATGGAATGGATTGATAATTTTGAGAACAGAGAGATCGTTTACATAGTTCACGGTGAGCCTAAAGTGATGGAGGTGTTCAAAGAAAAGATAAAGTCTAAACTCTCTGTCAAAACTCATATTGTTGAAAAATGGGAAAGTATATTTATTACATAA
- a CDS encoding thiazole synthase — MSLEQELLKDDKLVIGDKEFSSRLIVGSGKYKDFEETAKATEASGAQMITVAVRRVNITDPDKPNLLDYIDTSKVMILPNTAGCYTAEEAVLTAKLAREALGHGFVKLEVIGDQKTLYPDMVETLKAAEILVKEGFTVLPYITDDPVMAKKFEDIGCAAVMPLAAPIGSGLGLQNPYNIIFIKEAVSVPVIVDAGIGTASDASVVMELGVDGVLMNTAIAQAKDPIKMAVAMKHAVIAGRLAYLAGRIPKKMYASASSPVEGMIGR, encoded by the coding sequence ATGAGCTTAGAACAGGAACTTTTAAAAGATGACAAGCTTGTTATAGGGGATAAAGAGTTTTCATCAAGGCTTATAGTTGGTTCAGGAAAATATAAAGATTTTGAGGAAACAGCAAAGGCAACAGAAGCTTCCGGTGCCCAGATGATAACAGTTGCAGTTAGAAGGGTTAATATAACAGATCCAGATAAACCAAACCTCCTTGATTATATAGACACATCAAAGGTTATGATACTTCCAAACACAGCCGGCTGTTATACAGCAGAGGAGGCTGTTCTTACTGCTAAGCTTGCAAGGGAAGCCTTAGGACATGGTTTTGTTAAACTTGAAGTAATAGGGGATCAAAAAACGCTTTATCCAGATATGGTTGAAACCCTTAAAGCTGCCGAAATCCTTGTGAAAGAAGGTTTTACAGTTCTTCCATACATAACAGACGATCCGGTTATGGCTAAGAAGTTTGAGGATATAGGCTGTGCTGCTGTTATGCCTCTGGCGGCTCCAATAGGATCAGGTCTTGGACTTCAAAATCCTTACAACATAATCTTTATAAAAGAGGCTGTTTCTGTTCCTGTCATAGTCGATGCTGGTATTGGAACAGCATCAGATGCATCTGTTGTTATGGAGCTTGGGGTTGACGGTGTTCTTATGAACACAGCTATAGCACAGGCTAAAGATCCTATAAAAATGGCTGTTGCTATGAAACATGCTGTAATAGCAGGAAGACTTGCGTATCTTGCAGGAAGAATACCGAAAAAGATGTATGCATCAGCCTCATCACCTGTTGAAGGCATGATCGGAAGGTAA
- the kdsB gene encoding 3-deoxy-manno-octulosonate cytidylyltransferase, producing the protein MAVIIIPARKGSTRLRNKLLLEVKGKPVIQWTAENCLKVKNAEKVIVATDSEDIAKIFAGSPIEAVLTPSDLKSGSDRVAYVAKDIDQEKIINVQGDEPLLLPEDIQKVIDGLDDAQITTLSFPINNEEEYINPNVVKVVTDREGYALYFSRSPIPFYRDIDFSQMLREFKNPVMKHIGVYGYRKDALMDFAYRLKPSVYEQIERLEQLRLLENGYRIKVFTAQKDTLGIDTEEDFEKFCRIIG; encoded by the coding sequence TTGGCAGTTATTATAATCCCTGCAAGAAAAGGATCAACAAGGCTTAGGAACAAACTTTTGCTTGAAGTTAAGGGCAAACCTGTTATACAGTGGACAGCAGAGAACTGCCTAAAAGTTAAAAATGCTGAAAAGGTTATAGTTGCAACAGACTCAGAAGATATAGCAAAGATTTTTGCCGGTTCTCCGATTGAGGCTGTTTTAACACCTTCAGACTTGAAAAGTGGAAGCGACAGGGTTGCTTATGTGGCAAAGGATATTGATCAAGAAAAAATAATAAATGTTCAGGGAGATGAGCCTCTTCTTCTTCCTGAGGATATACAGAAGGTTATTGATGGGCTTGATGATGCCCAGATCACAACACTGTCCTTCCCAATAAACAATGAGGAAGAATACATAAATCCCAATGTTGTAAAAGTTGTTACAGACAGGGAAGGTTATGCCCTGTATTTTTCAAGAAGTCCAATCCCTTTTTACAGGGATATTGATTTTTCCCAGATGCTTAGAGAGTTCAAAAATCCAGTGATGAAGCATATAGGTGTTTATGGATACAGAAAAGATGCACTTATGGATTTTGCATACAGACTTAAGCCTTCAGTTTATGAGCAGATTGAAAGGCTTGAACAGTTAAGACTGCTTGAGAATGGATACAGGATAAAGGTTTTCACTGCACAGAAGGATACATTAGGGATAGACACAGAGGAAGATTTTGAAAAGTTTTGCCGTATTATAGGCTAA
- a CDS encoding citrate/2-methylcitrate synthase, whose translation MEVYSGLAGIPVVRSSISYIDGQKGILEYRGIPIEELVEKSNFLEVSYLLVFGKLPSQREYDEFVCDVKNNLQIDSSIIKFLKDIPKDTHPMKVLQSIIPILSAFDTNKDVLDEKHHYSSLTRLLGQVPTVIAAWKRISENKEIVEPDFRLSYGENFLYMMRGEKPERKEGEIFDKCLILHAEHTINASTFTAIVVVSTLADFYSCVSSAVGSLSGRLHGGANERVYYMLSQIDKIEDIPQIIDQKLKNKERIMGFGHRVYKTHDPRALIIKRMLQEVSDEENRLYKTAVEFEKAGLERLKDKKIYPNIDFYSGVLYNILGIPPSFYTPVFAMARISGWIAHCKEYLKENKLFRPTQIYDGGHNIRYIPPEKRG comes from the coding sequence ATGGAGGTTTATTCAGGGCTTGCAGGCATACCTGTAGTTAGATCATCAATCAGTTATATAGATGGACAGAAGGGTATCCTTGAATACAGAGGAATTCCTATTGAGGAGCTTGTTGAAAAATCAAACTTTCTTGAGGTCTCTTACCTTCTCGTATTTGGAAAACTACCTTCCCAAAGAGAGTATGACGAGTTTGTGTGCGACGTAAAAAACAATCTCCAGATAGACAGCTCAATAATAAAATTTTTGAAAGATATCCCAAAGGATACACACCCTATGAAAGTTCTCCAATCAATAATCCCTATTTTATCAGCTTTTGATACAAACAAAGATGTTCTCGATGAGAAACACCACTACTCATCATTAACAAGACTTTTAGGTCAGGTTCCCACTGTTATAGCAGCATGGAAAAGAATATCAGAAAACAAAGAGATAGTTGAGCCTGATTTCAGGCTGTCTTACGGTGAAAACTTCCTTTATATGATGAGAGGTGAAAAACCTGAGAGAAAAGAAGGGGAAATATTTGATAAATGTCTTATACTTCATGCAGAACATACAATAAATGCTTCAACATTTACAGCTATAGTCGTTGTATCAACACTTGCAGATTTTTACTCCTGTGTTTCATCTGCTGTAGGTTCTTTATCAGGAAGACTGCACGGTGGAGCAAATGAAAGGGTTTATTACATGCTCTCCCAGATAGACAAAATAGAGGACATTCCACAGATCATTGATCAAAAACTTAAAAATAAAGAAAGGATAATGGGATTTGGGCATAGAGTATACAAAACTCACGATCCAAGGGCATTGATAATTAAAAGAATGCTTCAGGAGGTATCCGACGAAGAAAACAGACTGTATAAAACGGCTGTTGAGTTTGAGAAAGCTGGTCTTGAAAGATTGAAAGATAAAAAGATATACCCTAACATAGATTTCTATTCAGGTGTCCTTTACAACATATTGGGAATTCCTCCATCATTTTATACACCTGTTTTCGCAATGGCAAGAATATCAGGTTGGATAGCCCATTGTAAAGAATACCTTAAAGAAAATAAACTTTTCAGACCAACACAAATTTATGACGGGGGACACAACATAAGGTATATACCCCCTGAAAAAAGAGGTTAG
- a CDS encoding MFS transporter — protein sequence MKKHSKTLFAGMVGNVLEWYDFVVYGFLAVIIGELFFPSEDPTVSLLKSFGAFAVGFVMRPVGAVLFGQIGDKYGRKKALTISILLMAFSTTAIGLLPTYAQIGILAPILLILLKLFQGLSVGGEYTTSVSFIVEHAPQDRRGLFGSVGILGAVVGILLGSASGAVITKILPEDDLYSWGWRVLFFTGILLGLVGYYVRKNIDETPKFLELEYEEMIDKQPLVDVFKKARKEFVKTFSLSTFQAVGFYTIFVYIANHLTVFVKFPKSTALTINTISMVVLAVLIPFFGWLSDKIGRKPIILFSTGFTVIASYPLFKFVSSGSVENALIGQIVFAVVVAGFMSILPTTLVEIFPTQIRNTGYSIGYNLPFAIFGGTAPLISTYLIKITGDINSPAFYLIFAASIAFIAGITLKETAKEPLR from the coding sequence ATGAAAAAACATTCTAAGACATTATTTGCCGGAATGGTAGGTAATGTATTGGAATGGTATGATTTTGTTGTTTATGGTTTTCTTGCTGTTATTATCGGAGAGCTTTTCTTTCCTTCAGAAGATCCTACAGTTTCCCTTCTGAAATCTTTTGGAGCTTTTGCTGTTGGATTTGTTATGAGACCGGTTGGAGCTGTTCTTTTTGGACAGATAGGCGACAAATATGGCAGAAAAAAAGCATTAACGATATCTATACTACTTATGGCTTTCTCCACTACTGCTATTGGACTTCTACCGACATATGCCCAGATCGGAATTTTGGCACCTATACTTTTAATTCTACTTAAGCTTTTTCAGGGGCTTTCTGTAGGAGGGGAATATACCACGTCTGTATCTTTTATTGTGGAACATGCACCTCAGGACAGAAGGGGTCTTTTCGGCAGTGTGGGGATACTTGGGGCTGTGGTTGGGATACTTCTTGGCTCAGCATCAGGTGCTGTGATAACAAAAATTCTTCCAGAAGATGATCTTTATTCATGGGGCTGGAGGGTGCTTTTTTTCACAGGAATACTCCTTGGACTGGTGGGCTATTATGTTAGAAAAAATATAGATGAAACTCCCAAATTCCTTGAGCTTGAGTATGAAGAGATGATAGATAAACAGCCTCTTGTTGATGTTTTTAAAAAAGCCCGTAAAGAGTTTGTAAAAACTTTTTCTTTAAGCACATTTCAGGCTGTTGGCTTTTACACAATCTTTGTTTACATAGCAAATCATCTAACTGTTTTTGTTAAATTTCCAAAATCTACAGCCCTTACCATCAACACAATCAGCATGGTTGTTCTTGCAGTGCTTATACCATTTTTTGGTTGGCTGTCAGACAAGATAGGGAGAAAGCCTATAATACTTTTCTCAACCGGCTTCACAGTTATTGCCTCCTATCCACTTTTTAAATTTGTTTCATCAGGATCGGTTGAAAACGCACTGATAGGACAGATAGTCTTTGCAGTTGTTGTTGCTGGGTTTATGTCTATACTGCCCACAACCCTTGTTGAGATATTCCCAACACAGATAAGAAACACCGGTTATTCAATAGGCTATAACCTCCCCTTTGCAATATTTGGGGGAACAGCTCCATTAATATCAACCTACCTTATAAAAATAACAGGTGATATCAACTCACCGGCATTTTATCTTATATTTGCTGCCTCTATTGCATTTATAGCTGGTATTACGCTAAAAGAAACTGCAAAAGAGCCGTTAAGATAA